From a region of the Buchnera aphidicola str. Ak (Acyrthosiphon kondoi) genome:
- the rplA gene encoding 50S ribosomal protein L1, producing MSKITKRMKNIKNNINFEKLYHIDELISLLKKSSKVKFNESIDIAINLGINSKKSDQNIRGSTVLPNGIGRSIRVAVFTQGHNIEIAKNAGAELVGMEDLAEKIKKEGINFDVVIASPDAMKVVTQLGQILGPRNLMPNPKLGTITTNIAEAIKNAKTGQVRYRNDKNGIIHATIGRINFDKDQIKENFNVFLESIKKAKPPQSKGIYIKKIVLSTTMGMGLMIDQSTLSL from the coding sequence ATGAGTAAAATTACTAAACGTATGAAAAATATTAAAAATAATATTAATTTTGAGAAATTATATCATATTGACGAACTGATCAGTTTATTAAAAAAATCATCTAAAGTAAAATTTAATGAAAGTATTGATATTGCTATTAATTTAGGAATAAATTCTAAAAAATCAGATCAAAATATTCGAGGTTCAACTGTATTACCAAATGGTATAGGACGTTCTATACGAGTAGCAGTGTTTACACAGGGTCATAATATTGAAATAGCTAAAAATGCCGGTGCAGAATTAGTGGGAATGGAAGATCTTGCTGAAAAAATAAAAAAAGAAGGTATTAATTTCGATGTAGTGATCGCTTCTCCTGATGCAATGAAAGTAGTAACACAGTTAGGACAAATACTTGGACCTCGTAATTTAATGCCCAATCCTAAATTAGGTACAATAACTACAAATATCGCTGAAGCAATTAAAAACGCAAAAACAGGACAAGTACGCTATCGAAATGACAAAAATGGAATTATTCATGCTACAATTGGTCGAATTAACTTTGATAAAGACCAAATAAAAGAAAATTTCAATGTGTTTTTAGAGTCTATAAAAAAAGCAAAACCACCGCAGTCAAAAGGAATATACATAAAAAAAATAGTTTTATCAACAACTATGGGTATGGGATTAATGATTGATCAATCTACTTTATCTCTTTAA
- the rplK gene encoding 50S ribosomal protein L11, with the protein MAKKIQSYIKLQVSAGTANPSPPIGPALGQKGVNIMEFCKLFNKKTENIEKGLPIPVIITVYSDRSFTFITKTPPASILLKKLSGIKKGSSKTKSEQIGKINRSQIKEIAIIKKNDMTGANIENMMRSIEGTAKSMGLIIEG; encoded by the coding sequence ATGGCTAAAAAAATACAATCCTATATTAAACTCCAAGTTTCAGCTGGGACGGCTAACCCTAGCCCGCCAATTGGACCCGCTTTAGGTCAAAAAGGTGTTAATATTATGGAATTCTGTAAATTGTTTAATAAAAAAACAGAAAATATAGAAAAAGGACTTCCAATACCAGTAATCATTACAGTTTATTCTGATCGTTCATTTACTTTTATTACAAAAACACCTCCTGCTTCTATTTTATTGAAAAAATTATCTGGGATCAAAAAAGGTTCTAGTAAAACCAAATCAGAACAAATAGGAAAAATTAATCGTTCACAAATAAAAGAAATAGCAATAATTAAAAAAAATGACATGACTGGTGCTAATATTGAAAATATGATGCGATCTATTGAAGGCACTGCTAAATCTATGGGTCTAATCATTGAGGGATAA
- the nusG gene encoding transcription termination/antitermination protein NusG yields MHESQKKRWYVLQAFSGFESRVAQSIREHVKLNEMEDLFGEVMVPSQEVVEIRGGQRRKSEYKFFPGYVLIQMIMTDSTWHLIRNVPRVLGFIGGKSDKPSPISDKEVEIIINRLRKIGDKPRPKTLFEPGEMIRVNDGPFADFNGVVEEVDYEKSRLKVSVSIFGRSTPVELDFRQVEKN; encoded by the coding sequence ATGCATGAGAGTCAAAAAAAAAGATGGTATGTATTACAAGCTTTTTCTGGATTCGAGAGTCGTGTAGCACAGTCAATACGAGAACATGTGAAATTAAATGAGATGGAAGACTTGTTCGGAGAAGTAATGGTTCCATCTCAAGAAGTTGTTGAAATAAGAGGTGGACAACGTAGAAAAAGCGAATATAAATTCTTTCCCGGATATGTTTTAATTCAAATGATAATGACAGATTCAACCTGGCATTTAATTAGAAATGTTCCCAGAGTTTTAGGATTTATTGGTGGAAAATCAGATAAACCTTCACCTATTAGTGATAAAGAAGTAGAAATTATTATTAATAGACTGCGCAAAATCGGTGATAAACCACGGCCTAAAACTTTATTTGAACCAGGAGAAATGATTCGTGTTAATGATGGTCCTTTTGCAGATTTTAATGGAGTTGTAGAAGAAGTAGATTACGAAAAAAGTAGATTGAAAGTTTCTGTTTCTATTTTTGGAAGATCTACTCCAGTAGAACTAGATTTCAGGCAAGTAGAAAAAAATTAA
- the secE gene encoding preprotein translocase subunit SecE has translation MNKNNYDRNKPKNLEKIKWLSISAFFILVFFVNYYFYKTQLFINVFIISFLVLCATGALICTKKGKYILSYIIMSKKEMQKIIWPKYKETLYTTLIVISITIIMSLLLWSVDNIIFRLIAFIISLRF, from the coding sequence ATGAATAAAAATAACTATGATCGCAATAAGCCTAAAAACTTAGAAAAAATAAAATGGTTATCTATTTCTGCATTTTTTATACTAGTTTTTTTCGTTAATTATTATTTTTATAAAACACAATTATTTATTAATGTATTTATTATATCTTTTTTGGTTCTTTGTGCAACAGGAGCTTTGATATGCACAAAAAAAGGAAAATATATATTATCATATATAATTATGTCGAAAAAAGAGATGCAAAAAATAATATGGCCCAAATATAAAGAGACTTTATATACTACATTAATTGTTATTTCTATAACAATTATCATGTCTCTTCTTTTATGGAGTGTAGATAATATAATATTCCGTTTAATAGCATTTATTATTAGTTTAAGGTTCTAA
- the murB gene encoding UDP-N-acetylmuramate dehydrogenase, with protein sequence MYKKKVFFNQSLKDLNTFAVDVTAKKIIFVKTIKSLINISKICKVSNIPYIILGEGSNVLFLENYRGIVIINRIKGIKIVEKKNSWLLYVFSGEKLHDLVKFTLNLGIFGLENLALIPGCIGSAAIQNIGAYGLEFKDICEYVDVLSLKNNITTRINKKFCKFSYRNSIFKNQYNYENAIIGVGIKLSKTWNPTIFSSLENYIKPKDITAHKIFNIICTIRTKKLPNPKKIGNAGSFFKNPIIKKEQAQKLINLYNIPNYPQKNGLVKISGGWLIEHYQFKNIQIGDATIHKRQRLILINKKNATSKEIIKLAKIIHACIFKKFNILLEPEIDFIGPKGKIKSSDIFKLKIF encoded by the coding sequence ATGTATAAAAAAAAAGTTTTTTTTAATCAATCATTAAAAGATTTAAACACATTTGCAGTAGATGTAACAGCAAAAAAAATTATTTTTGTAAAAACAATCAAATCATTAATTAATATATCAAAAATCTGCAAAGTATCTAATATTCCTTATATAATTCTAGGAGAAGGCAGCAACGTATTATTTTTAGAAAACTATAGAGGAATAGTGATTATTAATCGAATTAAAGGTATAAAAATAGTAGAAAAAAAAAATTCTTGGTTATTATATGTTTTTTCAGGTGAAAAACTGCATGATTTAGTAAAATTTACTTTAAATTTAGGTATTTTTGGATTAGAAAATTTAGCATTAATTCCTGGTTGTATAGGTTCTGCAGCAATTCAAAATATTGGTGCATATGGTTTAGAATTTAAAGATATATGTGAGTATGTCGACGTATTATCTTTAAAAAACAATATAACCACAAGAATTAATAAAAAATTTTGTAAATTTTCTTATCGAAATAGTATTTTTAAAAATCAATATAACTATGAAAATGCTATTATTGGAGTTGGTATTAAATTATCTAAAACATGGAATCCAACTATTTTTTCTTCATTAGAAAATTATATCAAACCAAAAGATATAACTGCACATAAAATATTTAATATAATATGTACAATACGTACAAAAAAACTACCTAATCCAAAAAAAATTGGTAATGCTGGTAGTTTCTTTAAAAATCCTATTATTAAAAAAGAACAAGCACAAAAACTCATAAACTTATATAACATACCGAATTATCCTCAAAAAAATGGTTTAGTAAAAATTTCTGGTGGCTGGCTAATTGAACATTATCAATTTAAAAATATTCAAATTGGTGATGCTACTATCCATAAAAGACAAAGACTTATATTAATTAATAAAAAAAATGCCACTTCTAAAGAAATTATAAAACTAGCAAAAATAATACATGCATGTATTTTTAAAAAATTTAATATATTATTAGAACCAGAAATAGACTTTATCGGACCAAAAGGAAAAATAAAATCATCAGATATTTTTAAATTAAAAATATTTTAA
- the metF gene encoding methylenetetrahydrofolate reductase, which yields MEFKVRIFSEYHKDIVNQKLENVRNNIQCSFEFFPPKSSSLEENLWISVKHLTRLRPKFFSVTYGANSGEREKTYDIVKKIYEKTGVITAAHLTCVNSTSDELKKIAQNYWKNGIKSIVALRGDTLNKNYKHTIYALDLVVLLKKVADFDISVAAYPECHPESKNSKLDILNLKKKIDAGANRAITQFFFNIESYLRFRENCIKNRINVEIIPGILPVCNFSQLQRFSNMTNVQIPKWMFEMFHGLDHDIFTQKIVGSSIAIDMVNKLSSEGVKNFHFYTLNQSDITYSVCHILGL from the coding sequence ATGGAGTTTAAAGTGCGTATTTTTTCTGAATATCATAAAGATATTGTGAATCAAAAATTAGAGAATGTTCGAAATAATATACAGTGTTCTTTTGAGTTTTTTCCACCAAAAAGTTCTTCTTTAGAAGAAAATTTATGGATTTCAGTTAAACATCTTACTCGATTAAGACCAAAATTTTTTTCTGTAACTTATGGTGCAAATTCTGGTGAACGTGAAAAAACATATGATATTGTAAAAAAGATATATGAAAAAACAGGTGTTATTACAGCAGCTCATTTAACTTGTGTTAATTCTACATCTGATGAATTAAAAAAAATAGCACAGAATTATTGGAAGAATGGTATTAAAAGTATTGTTGCACTAAGAGGTGATACTCTAAATAAAAATTATAAGCATACTATATATGCTTTAGATTTAGTTGTTTTATTAAAAAAAGTTGCTGATTTTGATATTTCTGTAGCAGCTTATCCTGAATGTCATCCAGAATCAAAAAATTCTAAATTAGATATTCTTAATTTAAAAAAAAAGATTGATGCTGGCGCAAATAGAGCAATTACTCAATTTTTTTTTAATATTGAAAGTTATTTACGTTTTCGAGAAAATTGTATTAAAAATAGAATAAATGTTGAAATCATACCAGGTATTTTGCCTGTTTGTAACTTTAGTCAATTGCAACGTTTTTCAAATATGACTAATGTTCAAATTCCTAAATGGATGTTTGAAATGTTTCATGGTCTAGATCATGATATATTTACACAAAAGATTGTAGGTTCTAGTATAGCTATAGATATGGTGAATAAATTATCTTCTGAAGGAGTAAAAAACTTTCATTTTTACACCTTGAATCAGTCTGACATTACTTATTCTGTTTGTCATATTTTAGGTTTATAA
- the argE gene encoding acetylornithine deacetylase: MTRKIPSFIQVYKSLIKIPTISSNNKLIDQSNKNFIDLLSNYFSDLDFSINNYQIPHTNKFNMLACIGSGNGGLLLSGHSDTVDFDENAWTKDPFTLTEADNRFYGLGTVDMKGFFAFILDVISTINIKKITKPIYILATANEETDMSGVKHFIKSTIIKPDCIIIGEPTSLKLINAHKGHVSYSIEVLGNTGHSSNPDNGVNSIEIMYHIIKSLLILQKHFKRKYRHQDFSIPYPTMNLSAIHGGDAINRICSLCTLNFEIRPIPGLTLTQIEILIKEKLEKIIKKWSNRIFIKKLFSSVPAYKCSYKDNTIQILEKLCQLNSTSENYCTEAPFLEKIAPTLILGPGSIEQAHQPDEYLSHSFIRPTKKIINKLIHKFCY; the protein is encoded by the coding sequence ATGACGAGAAAGATACCTTCTTTTATTCAAGTTTATAAGTCACTAATTAAAATTCCTACAATTAGCAGTAATAATAAACTTATTGATCAAAGTAATAAAAATTTTATTGATTTATTATCTAATTATTTCTCTGATTTAGATTTTTCAATAAACAATTATCAAATTCCACACACTAATAAATTTAACATGTTAGCCTGTATTGGTTCAGGAAACGGGGGACTTTTATTATCTGGACATTCAGATACTGTAGATTTTGATGAAAACGCATGGACAAAAGATCCTTTCACATTAACTGAAGCTGATAATAGATTTTATGGATTAGGAACAGTAGATATGAAAGGTTTTTTTGCTTTTATATTAGATGTAATCTCTACTATAAATATAAAAAAAATAACTAAACCAATTTATATTCTTGCCACTGCCAATGAAGAAACAGATATGTCTGGAGTTAAACATTTTATAAAATCCACCATTATTAAACCGGATTGTATAATAATTGGAGAACCAACATCTTTAAAATTAATAAATGCGCATAAGGGACATGTATCTTATTCAATTGAAGTATTAGGGAATACTGGACATTCTAGTAATCCGGATAATGGTGTTAATAGTATTGAAATCATGTATCATATCATTAAATCTTTATTAATTTTACAAAAACATTTTAAAAGAAAATATCGACATCAAGATTTTTCTATTCCATATCCAACTATGAATTTGTCTGCTATACATGGAGGTGATGCAATTAATCGCATTTGTTCTTTGTGTACATTAAATTTTGAAATACGTCCTATACCAGGGCTGACTTTAACACAAATTGAAATTTTAATTAAAGAAAAATTAGAAAAAATTATAAAAAAATGGTCCAATCGAATTTTTATAAAAAAACTTTTTTCTTCTGTTCCTGCTTACAAATGTTCTTATAAAGATAACACTATTCAAATATTGGAAAAATTATGTCAATTAAATAGTACATCAGAAAATTACTGTACAGAAGCTCCTTTTCTTGAAAAAATTGCACCTACTTTAATACTAGGACCGGGTTCTATTGAACAAGCGCATCAACCAGATGAATATTTATCGCATAGTTTTATCCGTCCTACTAAAAAAATCATTAATAAATTAATACATAAATTTTGTTATTAA
- the argC gene encoding N-acetyl-gamma-glutamyl-phosphate reductase, translated as MLNVLIIGASGYAGAELVNYMNRHTFANVKKIFVSKNSLDLGKLFSEVHQQFKNIIDLRFEAISNSNCIKKNIDAVFLATDHSVSHSLVPFFLSSGCIVFDLSAAYRIKKSKVYLSYYGFVHQYKELLKKSVYGLAEWKEKKIKKANLIAVPGCYATCIQLALKPLIEEDVLCNKNMPIINAVSGVSGAGRKANLNNSFCEVSLQPYNIFTHRHNPEIVEQLGIPVIFIPHLGSFSRGIIATITCKLKSNIKSIDIYNIFHKFYKNKPLIRMYKKFLPSIRSVEKQPFCDIGFIIKDNYIVIVTAEDNLLKGAAAQAVQCFNIRFGFSETESII; from the coding sequence ATGTTAAATGTATTAATCATTGGTGCTAGTGGATACGCTGGTGCAGAATTAGTCAACTATATGAATCGTCATACATTTGCTAATGTAAAAAAAATATTTGTTTCAAAAAATAGTCTAGATCTAGGAAAATTATTTTCGGAAGTACATCAACAATTTAAAAATATTATAGATTTGCGATTTGAAGCCATAAGCAATTCTAACTGTATTAAAAAAAATATTGATGCTGTTTTTTTAGCAACAGACCATAGTGTCAGTCATTCTCTTGTTCCTTTTTTTTTATCTTCTGGTTGTATTGTTTTTGATCTTTCTGCTGCTTACAGAATAAAAAAAAGCAAAGTATATCTAAGTTATTATGGCTTTGTTCATCAATATAAAGAACTTTTAAAAAAATCTGTTTATGGATTGGCAGAATGGAAAGAAAAAAAAATTAAAAAAGCAAATCTCATTGCAGTACCTGGATGCTATGCAACTTGTATTCAATTAGCATTAAAACCTCTAATTGAAGAAGATGTTCTTTGCAATAAAAATATGCCAATTATCAATGCTGTTAGTGGTGTTAGTGGAGCAGGTAGAAAAGCTAATTTAAATAATAGTTTTTGTGAAGTAAGTTTGCAACCATATAATATTTTTACTCACCGTCACAATCCTGAAATTGTAGAACAATTAGGAATTCCGGTAATTTTTATTCCACATTTAGGTTCTTTTTCTAGAGGTATAATCGCTACTATTACATGTAAATTAAAATCTAATATTAAATCAATTGATATATATAATATTTTTCATAAATTTTATAAAAATAAACCATTAATTCGCATGTATAAAAAATTTTTACCGAGTATTAGATCAGTTGAAAAACAACCATTTTGTGATATTGGATTTATAATAAAAGATAACTATATAGTAATTGTGACAGCAGAAGATAATTTATTAAAGGGTGCTGCTGCTCAAGCAGTGCAGTGTTTTAACATTCGTTTTGGTTTTTCTGAAACAGAATCAATTATTTAA
- the argB gene encoding acetylglutamate kinase, producing the protein MTNPLVIKLGGVLLESDDAMMRLFEALVDYQKFYKRHVLIIHGGGRLIDDLMKKLSLPVKKKNGLRITPSEHINIITGALAGTANKTLLAWALKYNINAVGLCLADGKSISVEKLDEDLGHVGKAMPGSPFFLKKLCKEGILPIISSIGITNDGLLMNVNADLAATALATTLEADLILLSDISSILDGKGQRIREINSIQAKRLISQGIITNGMIVKVNAALEAARVLNRSVDIASWQNTKELKLLFNGINIGTRVSI; encoded by the coding sequence ATGACAAATCCTTTGGTTATTAAATTAGGTGGAGTTCTTTTAGAAAGCGATGATGCTATGATGCGTTTATTTGAAGCTCTAGTTGATTATCAAAAATTTTATAAACGTCATGTTTTGATAATTCATGGAGGAGGTCGTTTAATTGATGATCTAATGAAAAAACTTTCTCTACCAGTTAAAAAGAAAAATGGTTTGCGTATTACTCCATCTGAACATATTAATATTATTACAGGTGCATTAGCTGGTACTGCTAATAAAACTTTACTTGCATGGGCGTTAAAATATAATATAAATGCAGTTGGATTATGCTTAGCTGATGGAAAAAGTATTTCTGTAGAAAAGCTAGATGAAGATTTAGGTCATGTTGGAAAAGCAATGCCAGGATCACCGTTTTTCTTAAAAAAACTCTGTAAAGAAGGTATTTTACCAATTATTAGTTCGATAGGAATTACTAATGACGGTTTATTAATGAATGTGAATGCTGATTTGGCAGCAACAGCCTTAGCAACTACTTTGGAAGCCGATTTAATTTTATTATCTGATATAAGTTCAATATTAGATGGAAAAGGACAAAGAATTAGAGAAATTAATAGTATTCAAGCTAAACGATTAATTTCACAAGGTATTATTACTAATGGTATGATTGTCAAAGTAAACGCAGCTTTAGAAGCAGCACGAGTTTTAAATCGTTCTGTAGATATAGCGAGCTGGCAGAATACTAAAGAACTAAAATTATTATTTAATGGTATAAATATTGGTACTCGAGTTTCTATTTAA
- a CDS encoding argininosuccinate synthase: protein MIRKKNNTVVLAYSGGLDTSAIIPWLKENYNFEVVAFVADIGQSKKDLNGIEKKSLESGASSCHVFDLKEEFIENYVYPVLKTGALYEGNYLLGTAIARPIIAKKQVELALNIGANSLCHGATGKGNDQVRFEMAYAALAPDLNVIAPWREWNLDSRESLLKYLHERNIPITATLEKIYSRDENSWHISTEGGLLENPWNQSNEDCWNWTVDPEDAPEKPEYILLALKEGCVVSVNNKQLNPLKCVEELNNLGSKHGIGRIDIVENRLIGMKSRGCYETPGGTIITTAIKAIEQLVLDRESFQWREKIGLEMSSIVYDGRWFSPIRKSLQAAADSLSSEITGEVMLKLYKGSVTAVQKSSPNSLYSEEYATFGKDQVYKQSDADGFVRLFSLSSRIRAQNQLK, encoded by the coding sequence ATGATTAGAAAAAAAAATAACACAGTTGTTTTAGCATACTCTGGTGGTTTGGATACTTCAGCAATTATCCCCTGGCTTAAAGAAAATTATAATTTTGAAGTTGTTGCTTTTGTAGCCGATATAGGACAGTCAAAAAAAGATTTGAATGGAATTGAAAAAAAATCATTGGAATCTGGTGCGTCTAGTTGTCATGTTTTCGATTTAAAAGAGGAATTTATAGAGAATTATGTCTATCCTGTTTTAAAAACAGGTGCTTTATATGAAGGTAATTATTTATTAGGAACAGCAATAGCTAGGCCTATCATTGCAAAAAAACAAGTGGAATTAGCATTAAATATTGGAGCAAATTCATTATGTCATGGTGCTACAGGGAAAGGCAATGATCAAGTGCGATTTGAAATGGCTTATGCAGCATTGGCTCCAGATTTAAATGTAATTGCTCCCTGGCGAGAATGGAATCTTGATTCAAGAGAATCGTTATTAAAATATTTACACGAAAGAAATATTCCCATAACGGCAACATTGGAAAAAATATATAGTAGAGATGAAAATTCTTGGCATATTTCTACAGAAGGAGGTTTACTTGAAAATCCTTGGAATCAATCGAATGAGGATTGTTGGAATTGGACAGTAGATCCTGAAGATGCTCCAGAAAAACCTGAATATATTTTATTAGCATTGAAAGAAGGTTGTGTAGTATCTGTTAATAATAAACAATTAAATCCATTAAAATGTGTTGAAGAATTAAATAATTTAGGTTCTAAACATGGTATTGGTAGAATTGACATTGTTGAAAATAGATTAATTGGCATGAAATCTAGAGGATGCTATGAAACACCTGGAGGTACTATTATTACAACAGCTATAAAAGCAATCGAACAATTAGTATTAGATCGTGAAAGTTTTCAATGGAGAGAAAAAATAGGATTAGAAATGTCATCTATTGTTTATGATGGACGTTGGTTTTCTCCAATACGTAAGTCTTTGCAGGCTGCCGCTGATTCTTTATCATCAGAAATTACTGGAGAAGTTATGTTAAAATTATATAAGGGTAGTGTAACAGCTGTTCAGAAAAGTTCTCCTAATTCATTATATTCTGAAGAATATGCTACTTTTGGTAAAGATCAAGTTTATAAACAATCTGATGCAGATGGATTTGTGCGTCTTTTTTCTCTTTCTTCAAGAATACGCGCACAAAATCAATTAAAATAG
- the argH gene encoding argininosuccinate lyase produces the protein MALWGGRFINESHKLFKEFNTSLSFDNVLVEEDIIASIAWSKVLMKIKVITEKEQTTIESALLELLMEIKNHTKNILASNCEDIHSWVEENLINKIGQLGKKLHTGRSRNDQITTDLKLWCRNKIYLLLKNLIELQKNFILNAEFNHDVIMPGYTHLQRAQPITFSYWCLAYVEMLRRDVSRLKDVLKRLNTSPLGSGALSGTAWKINREELASSMGFDSATNNALDSVSDRDYVIELLSSASISMIHLSRFSEDMIFFNSGEANFIELSDSITSGSSLMPQKKNPDALELIRAKCGRVHGALMSILVVLKSLPLSYNKDMQEDKEGLFDSIKTWNDCVCMAILVLKNMKIKYESCRKAAEEGYSNATEIADYLVKKGVAFREAHNISGQLVLRAISEKKSLNDLELSVFQNYSKLIKDDIYKHITLESCLDKRSSKGGVAPSQVYEEIIKAKKRLNIF, from the coding sequence ATGGCACTTTGGGGTGGACGGTTCATTAATGAATCTCATAAATTATTTAAAGAATTCAATACATCTTTATCTTTTGATAATGTTTTGGTAGAAGAAGATATAATTGCTTCAATTGCTTGGTCTAAAGTTTTAATGAAAATTAAGGTTATTACTGAAAAAGAGCAAACAACAATAGAATCTGCACTTCTCGAATTATTAATGGAAATTAAAAATCATACTAAAAATATTCTTGCAAGTAATTGTGAAGATATTCATAGTTGGGTGGAAGAAAATCTTATTAATAAAATTGGTCAATTAGGTAAAAAATTACATACTGGTCGCAGTAGAAATGATCAAATTACAACTGATTTAAAGTTATGGTGTAGAAATAAAATATATCTTTTACTAAAAAATCTTATTGAACTACAAAAAAATTTTATTTTAAATGCTGAATTTAATCATGATGTTATCATGCCAGGATATACCCATTTACAGCGAGCTCAACCTATTACTTTTTCCTATTGGTGTTTAGCTTATGTTGAAATGTTAAGACGAGATGTTAGTCGCTTGAAAGATGTGCTAAAAAGATTAAATACTAGTCCTCTTGGATCTGGTGCTTTATCTGGAACAGCATGGAAAATTAATCGTGAAGAACTGGCTTCATCTATGGGATTTGATTCTGCAACTAATAACGCACTTGATAGTGTGTCTGATCGCGATTATGTTATTGAATTATTATCATCTGCATCAATTAGCATGATACACCTATCACGTTTTTCTGAAGATATGATTTTTTTTAATTCTGGTGAAGCTAACTTTATTGAATTGTCTGACTCCATTACTTCAGGTTCCTCATTAATGCCTCAAAAAAAAAATCCAGATGCATTAGAACTTATTCGTGCTAAATGTGGTCGTGTTCATGGTGCATTAATGTCTATTTTAGTCGTATTGAAATCTCTTCCTTTATCTTATAATAAAGATATGCAGGAAGATAAAGAGGGTTTGTTTGATTCAATAAAAACATGGAATGATTGTGTATGCATGGCGATTTTAGTTTTAAAAAATATGAAAATTAAATATGAATCATGTCGTAAAGCTGCAGAAGAAGGATATTCTAATGCAACAGAGATTGCAGATTATTTAGTAAAAAAAGGAGTTGCTTTTCGTGAAGCACATAACATATCTGGTCAATTGGTGCTTCGAGCAATTAGTGAAAAAAAATCTTTAAATGATTTAGAATTATCTGTATTTCAAAATTATAGTAAGCTTATTAAAGATGATATATATAAGCATATCACTTTAGAATCTTGTCTAGATAAGAGATCATCTAAAGGTGGTGTAGCACCCTCTCAGGTTTATGAAGAAATTATAAAAGCAAAAAAAAGATTGAATATTTTTTAA
- a CDS encoding rhodanese-like domain-containing protein yields the protein MQDLVFFISEHIILFSIWFFCLIGVVFFLAKNIFLKYKIINNFQAIKLINQEKAIVIDTRSSKHFKEGHIVNSINIPLQNIFSGNIKEIKIYKFSPIILVLNETYGDNKCINEFLKHGFKNIYILKNGIYYWNIDHLPLVTEDK from the coding sequence ATGCAGGATCTAGTGTTTTTTATTAGCGAACATATTATACTTTTCAGTATATGGTTTTTTTGTCTTATTGGAGTAGTTTTTTTTCTTGCCAAAAATATATTTTTAAAATATAAAATAATTAACAATTTTCAAGCAATAAAATTAATTAATCAGGAGAAAGCAATTGTAATTGATACTCGTTCTTCAAAACATTTTAAAGAAGGACATATTGTTAATTCGATTAATATTCCATTACAAAATATTTTTTCAGGAAACATTAAAGAAATAAAAATATATAAATTTTCCCCTATTATTCTTGTTTTGAACGAAACATATGGAGATAATAAGTGTATTAATGAATTTTTAAAACATGGATTTAAGAATATTTATATCTTAAAAAATGGTATATATTATTGGAATATAGATCATCTTCCACTTGTTACTGAAGATAAATAA
- the secB gene encoding protein-export chaperone SecB — translation MSEEKKKELFEIQRIYIKDASFEAPNTPNIFYIDWIPTIKLNLNTSANKIKKNIFEIVLKVNLIAKIKEELVFLCDIDQAGIFFIANLSEKRLNHCLYSYCPNILFPYARACISNLISHGSFPQINLAPINFDALYNNHIKLEKEI, via the coding sequence ATGTCAGAAGAAAAAAAAAAAGAATTATTTGAAATTCAGCGTATTTATATAAAAGATGCTTCTTTTGAAGCGCCGAATACACCAAATATTTTTTATATTGATTGGATACCTACTATTAAATTAAATTTAAATACTAGTGCTAATAAAATAAAAAAAAATATTTTTGAAATTGTTTTAAAAGTAAATCTTATAGCAAAGATTAAAGAAGAATTAGTTTTTTTATGTGATATAGATCAAGCTGGTATTTTTTTTATTGCAAATTTAAGTGAGAAAAGATTAAATCATTGTTTATATTCCTATTGTCCAAATATTTTATTTCCTTATGCTCGTGCATGTATATCTAATTTAATATCTCATGGTAGTTTTCCTCAGATAAATCTTGCACCTATTAATTTTGATGCTCTTTATAATAATCATATTAAATTAGAAAAAGAAATATAA